The genomic DNA AGCAGCAAAATATGTATGCAAGTGAATAGCCAGCATGAGTGTTGCACCAGGCTGGTGCACAGGGATGCCCGTTGGCACAGCCGTGTCACTACCCGTGGTGCCATGCCTACCTCGGCAGGGAGAGAGGCCAAGCTCAacgaggagctgcagcagggattTGGTGGGCTGGTGCCGtggctggcagagcaggagggcTGCCAGGCGCTCCCTCAGCtcaggctgcagctctgcttcctcagGCTGCCTGGAAAGTGCCTTGTCTGcaacagggatggggacagcccTGAGTCCCCCTGGACTGCCCAGTGAAAACCCCACTTTGCTGGAGCAGCAGACAGCCACACCAGTTACCTGGCCATCATGCATCAGTGCTTTTATATAGGGACCTCCTGGTGGCCTAGTCCATCTCTGGTGaccagcctgtcccagcaggTGACCTTTGCATTCTTCACGTACCGATTATTTCCTTGAAATTGGGGGCATCCAGATCCAGGAGCACTGTACCCTTCTGCAGGCATGTCCTCAGCTGGAAGAGGCTGTGCAGGGGGAGGGCTGGGACATGGGGCACACTCCAGCGCTCCCCGCCATCCTCCACCTTCTCCTCGAACTTTATCCACCTGCCCAGAGAGATGTGCAGGGTCAGTGGCAGGGTGGTCCCGTgccaggcagcaggagctggagcttgGGTCCATCTCCGAGTTTGGCatggggctggcacaggcagggaGGGGTTTTGGGTGGTCAGAGGTGGCTGCAGTGGGCTTGCggagcaagggaaggtaagcgGCCTCAGAGGTCACATTTCCATTCCTGCTGACCCACACCTTGGTCTGATCCCCTGATCAAGGGGATTTTATCAGTCTTGGGATCACAGAAGagtttgtgttggaagagaccttcacaGACCATCCCATCCAACCATGGGCAAGGGACATCTTCGCTGCATCACGTTGttcaaagccccgtccaacctgaccttgaacaactccagtgatggggcatcTAAAgcctccctggacagcctgttccagtgccttaCCACCCTcgttgtaaaacatttctttcctatgtccaacctaaacctgccCTTTGTgagtttaaaactgttgcccCTTATCCCATCACTACAGGCCCTGGaaaaaagtctctctccctctttcttacaAGCCTCCTTTATATACTGAAAGTGCAAGTTCTCCCGGCTGAACAACCCCATCTCTCTCTCCACAggagagctgctccagccctcggaccatttctggggctcctctggcccctctccagcaggtccatgtctgtcctgtgctgaggacccagagctggaccagcactgcagggggtctcacgggagcagagaacagagcatCCCCTCCTCGACCTGCTGCCCGcactgctggggatgcagcccaggagacatttggctttctgggctgcaagcacacagtGTCAGCTCCTGTCCCATTTGTCAACCACTGGTACCCCTAAGTCCTTTTCCGCCGGGCTGCTCCCAACCCACCAGTCCCCAGGTTGTGCCGGGACTGGGGGTTGCCCTGCCGTTAGCAGCCCTTGCTGGAGTCAGAACAGAAATGTCTTGAGCTGCTTGCCACGCTCAGCCTGTGCCAAATATTTTAACGCTGGGTGCAGACAGAGCTTCCCTTTGTCCCCATGGGTGGGCGCAGTGCTGCGGGGTGGCTCAGCGTGCTGCACGGGGACAGCGTGCCCGGCAGAGCAGGCTCCCGCTGacaggcagctgtgctggggggagagggctgggtgctggggagacCTGTCATAGGCACAGCTCAGTGGCTTTGCCCCCCCAGACCCTCTGACCCCTGAGGCAGACCTATCACTACCCCCAGACCCCCGCTACCCATGTTCCTGTGCCCCTGTCGAGCTTCAGAGGAGTGGTGTGGGGTGTGGGCACATCGCAGCCTGCCCCACACCAGCACCCAGCTGGCCCCAGCTCCTCTCTTTTGGGCCCCATTGTCCAGCAGCCAAGCCTGCCTTGACCTACCTCCCTGGTCACCTTCCGAGACATGCTGGATCTGGGGAGCATCAGAACACTTTCCCAGTCCCAGTGCAGCCACTGGAGCCTTGGAGAGGCagcaaaggcagaagcaaaggcAAGGGCGCTCTGCCTGTGCAGGTCACTGCCTGACACTTTGCCCTCTCCCGTGAAATGAGTCAACTTGAGCCAGGCAGAAACAGTGTGGGCACTGatgggagcagagggcagcaagCAGCCCTGTTTCGGGGCTGAGTCTGAGGAACCACCAACCTTTGGAGATGCCGTGGGCTCCATCAGAGCTGGGCTTTTGAAGGCTGGGCTTCCAAAGCATCACTAGGCAGCTTGGCCATTTCAGTTGTGCTTACCTGGCTGTCTCTCTCCACTCCAGCCCGGCTGGGGTGCTGAAGAGCTGGTTGAGCTGGATGAAGAGCACTGGGTAGGTGATGTCCCCCCATTCCTCCCGCTGCAGGGTGGCACCAGCTCGCTCGGCTGCTGGAGCCATGCTGGAGGGGAAGATGCTGCAGCCAAAAGCATGGTAGGCAGCTTCGGGCTTGCTCTCCTCTGGTCCGGGCTGTGAGCTGGCatctgctgcctggagagctGCTCCCTGCGCCCCAGGCACGTGGGCTCTCATGGCcaacagctccagcagccacagGTGTGGGCTCCCTTCTGGAGCTGCCCGCACTCACAGGATCCCACTCATCCCACAACTTATAAAAGCTGCAAACCAGTTTAAACTGGCCACAAAGAAATAAACGGGAGCCAAGCCCAAAACAACGATCCCAAAACACAGGTCAGCCTGGCGGGTCCCAGTGTGGCTGGCTCCTACCATCCCCAGCTGCCAACTTGGGGACCCTCCTGCCTCCTTCTACGGGCTCGCATGGACAAAGCTGCACTTGCACTCTGGGGCGCAGGGTCTCCTCAAGTCCTCCTGCACCCCACAAGGCTTCGGTGAGGGGATGGCAAGGCCAATGCTGGATAGCCAGTGGCAGCGTTGGTGCCTGCGCCAGGGTGTATGTgcccatggcaggagggacagcacTTGGCAGCTCTTCCCGAGAAAGAGGATGTGGGGACATGTGCTGGGGAAGGATGTGTCACTGCTGAGGAAATCCAGAGTGGGGCAAGAGGGGGCTGCTGGTGGTGGGACCCATGGCAAGGACCAGGAGTGCATCAGGGCTGCAGCCACCCTGGCGTGTGGAGGGCAACCGCGTGGGCTGCGGTGCGCGAGCGGATGTTGCAGAGCGTGTGGGAAGGAAGGATGCGGCACAGCCTCATCACCCTGCCAGGCACAGGGAGATGCAGTGGCCAGCAAGGTGCTGCCGGTGGAGAGCAATGCCCTgtgcctgctctgcctgcagcatgCCTGCTGTCGCTGTCACCAGGCTTGGCTCCCTTGGCTCTTTGCAAACAAACAGCCAGGTTGTGTGCAGTGCAAACACGGCGGCAGgcaacacaaacacacagccaGCATGGGTGGGTTGTGCTGGAACCCACCAGATCTGGGCAGGATTGAGCCccaggagcagcctggcatGGGGCCAGGCACCACCACAGCCAAAGTCATGTTTCGGGGGAGTGTGGGTGGGCACACCCTGGTCCCCAGGGTGCTAGTACCTGTCTCACAGCAGATGGGCCGGGAGCTGAGGCTGAGGAGTTGCTGGTGCTGGATCCAGCCCTGGGGAAGGCAGTGGGGGACACCCCTCCCCATCAACACCACTATTGCTAAGTACAACCGAACCTCCTCCATGTCCATCCCTTGCCCCATGGTTGACTCCCAGGGCTCCTTCCAGCCGCACAAACAGCTTCTCTCCAACATCACCAGCTGCCAAATGGGGTTGGCCTCATTCTGCCCCTGCACTGTAGGCAGGAGGGGTGAAGGCAGCAGCCTGCGGCACAGCGGGGGCAAAGCCACGCCAGGGCACCCTGGGGTGCTGAGGCATCCCCATGCCGTGTGGCACTGGGTTTGGCTTAAGCCCCGGCCTCTAGAGACCCCCAGATCCTCCAGGAGGGGTGTGAGTTGCGGACAGGGTGGTGGAGGGAGGGTGGAGCATGGGGACAGGTCGGGGCTGAGACTGCAGGCTGGGGGCAAGGCAGGCAAAGGGGaacaggcagcagaaggcagcaaggcagaggcagggaggcaggcagGAAGGTAGCCTGCAGCCCCCCTGCCCTTGCCTACTACCAGCCTTATGTGCCAGCAGCCTCCCTGGCAGCTGACGTGAGCCAATGCCTCCCTCTCCCGAGGTGCCAGGTCAGCCAGCAAACACTGCCTGTGCACGCTGCCCATGCACACCCAGCCTCGGGGATGTCCTGGTGAACTGGCAGGGGGGAAAACCCTATCCCCATGGAAGGGCCTACTGGGGAGCCACCGTGTGGGGCTCCCCACGAACACAGCCCTTTGGCCAGGCCAGAACTGAccctcctggctctgctgccaaAGGTTTTCAGGCTTCTGACGGACAGAGGAGGCGGAAGGAAAAACATCCAGCAAACAATTGCAAAAGTCAAGTCTGAGCAAGAAGGAGGGTGTGAGCAGGGGGGTTGCCAAATCCGGTAGTATTCCTTGGAGACGCTGACAACAATGGCAGGAATATTTAATCACGCCTTGCTGAACCCAAAATGGCAGCGAGGCTGGTGGCTCAGGACCTCGAGGAACCAGCAATGTCCTGCAGCCGGAGCGTGAGCTGGGACAAGACTCTGGGCTCGCCCAGTGCTGGTGTCAGCAGCATTTTCTGGGCCATCACCTGGGCTGAGGACAAGGCCAAACACAACAAGCAGTCCTCAGAGCGGTGAAGGGGACCCAGAAGTGATGGTAGTCCCCAAACACAATGGTCACAAAAGGCTAGGATGGAGGAGACAAGGACAgcagccaactaggagaggatTTCAAGCTGAAGCTGTGACTGAATTGATCAGGCTCTCCCTCAGGGCTCAAACGTGAACTTGAGGACAAAATGGGTCTCTGCCACCATCTCAAGCTGCCACTGCCACCCCTCTCCCATCACCAGTACAGTATGGCAAGTGGCTGGAAGCCTGTCCTCTATTAGGGTGCCACCCTATCACCAAGGCCAGGAGGAGGTTTTAGCTCTGAACCATGAGGTCCTGCCTCTTGCCTGATGCTCTTCTGGTGGGGTGCACTTGCTCCTCCCAAAACCTCCCAGGCCACCTTTGGCACTAGTCCCAGCAGCCAGCGGATGCcctccagcagcatcccacGGTGCCCATTGCGATGCCCCCTCTTCTGCCCCTGCCTGAGACCAGTCAATAtagtttcctttctgctttcctgagcCATCTCCTTCCCTCCACAGCTTTACCGCAGCCCTAAAGAGACCACGAGCTCCCCTGGGCTCTCCACGCCGCCCAGGCCCACTGCGCTGGGTGCCCTGGGCTGGAGAAAGAGGGGTGGTACCGCTGCGCCGTTGACGAACCCGCCCAGCCTCGGCAGCCCCGGACCGACGGGTGCCCCCCGCGCCACGGCCCctttccccctgccccagctggCTCCGGCCTGCGGGACCCCCCCACGGCGTCCGGAGAAACCCTTCCCGGGGGCGGGACGGCCAGGAAGACCCGCCCCGTCCCGCCCCGTCGCCTTCTAcccgccgcggggccgcgccgcTGGAGAGCGGTTGCCGGTGCGGGGTTGAGCGGAGCGGGGTCTTGGCAGCGGCTGGGACGCGTGTGCCCGCGGGTCATGGACGGACGGGCGGTGCTGATCCACGCACTGCTGGCGGCAGGTACGGACACTCGGGGGGCGTCCCGGGCACGGGCGGTGCGGCCTCGATCCTGAGCAACGTGTCCCCCAAGTGAAGGGTCCCAGACACGTGTCGGGGGGTGGTCCGGGAAACGCAGGCGCGGTCCTGGGTGAAGggtcccagccctgggcactgACAGCGCGGGCACAGCCCGGGTTCCGGGTGAAGGGTCCCGGGCACGAGTGGGGGCGGACAGAAAAATTGGTGCCCTGTCACGCGGGAGGTCCCGGTCACAGGCTAGGCGGCTCTGGTCCCGGGTGGGACATGTTGTGGGGGGTTCCGGACACGATCAGACCGCCCCGTCTGACCGTGCCCCCCTCCCCAAAGTGtgtgcggcggcggcgggcgggctgGATCGGGACGAGCTGCACAACGAGGTCCTGCACaagggcggcggcggggcgccGGTCCCGGCCACGGCCCCGCTGCTCGGCGGCAGCCAGGAGAAGGAGAGCGGCGGAGCGGCGTCGGGGGACGACCTCAGCGAGCTGCCGAGAGGTACGGGCAGAGGGAGCCGCCGCCCGGGCGCTTGGGACGGCTGGGGGCGGATCGAGGCGGGGGCTCCGATGGGTTCGGGGTAGTGGGGCCGGTGCGGTCCGGCGAGTCGGGCTGGCGGTGGCTGGAGCCGGAGGGGCCAGGCTGGGCTCGGCTCAGCACCGCGGGTTCGCCGGCAGCAGCTCCGGCTCCCGCTCTGAGGGAGTTGCGGGGGACTCCTCAGTCGCCGGGTACTCAGTGCCCATGGCAGAAGCCCTGAGTGGGGCCAGCCCGTAGACCAGTAGCACAGAGCAAATGGGCTTTGGTAGCTCCTCACCTCGTGCCAGGGGCTGTGTCCCTGAAGTCCCTGGCACGGGTGTCCCGAGAGTTCCTGGGCCCCCTATTCCTTGGCCAGATGGAACGCAGAACCTTTCTGGGCGGCACGGCAGCCCCTGCCCGCAGGTGCACAGCCCAGCCCGTGGGACCGTAGTGCATTCCGGGTGGTGGCCACGGTTGGGTGGCCGCCGGCGAGGGGATCACTGTGACTCACCCGCTGCCCACACATGGCTGCTCCTCATGCCTAGGCAGGGTTAGTCAGCCGGCAGTCCCTGCTATGGGGGCGTTGGGGACACTGTTGATTTGTTAGGCTTGCTGGGCATTCATGCTTGGCTCTTTTCGCCCAGCTTGGGACCAGAGACTGTCCTGGGGACTCTCACGAGGGTGGGACAAGGGGCCCATTGCAGGTTGAGGAGCATGACCTGTACCTGTACTTTGCACGTGACATGCTGAGATCAGTAATCTGGCCCCAGGAGGAGCACACTCTACCCTGTACagttcacactttttttttccatgtttttctttgcttctggcTGTGCCATCAGACCGTGACAAGGAACTTGCAAAACCAGGCTGACCCCCTTGCATTCAAGGGCACGCAGCCCCCGGGAAACACTGTTATTCCTCCTCCTgggagggagatgctccagctTGCTCCTCTGTGCATCCCTGTGAGGAGGGCACCCCGTCCTAGAGCAAGTGATCTGGCAGGCATGGGCTGACCTTTGTCTGTGGGGATGGGGGATATTTGGTTACTGAGGCCTCTTGGAGCACTTTCTTGATATCTTGAGCTGAGCTAtggtcagaaaaaaatctgccttttgTGTTGGAGGCACCTTCCTCTGTGCCACAGCCCCCAGGGTATCTGAGCATCCCGTGCCCACCTGGGCTGCACCAGTTTTCCTACCAGCAAGATCTTCCagattttctgtctgttttaaaGGACGGagccctggggaggaggagtggTGACAGTGGAGGTGGCTTGGCAGGGTCAGCACCACTGTGTGGCCACTGGCTGTGGCTGGGAGATAACCTgcaggggaggggacagagcccTGCGCCTCACCTGGATCCGGGAGTTTCTCCAAGCTGCAGAATTTCCTGGAGTATCAGTTTTCTCCAGCGTGAAGGATGTCGAAATCATGAAATAACTTTGCCAGGTGTGCAACCGGCGTGATGCAGCACAAGAGGTGCTCGCcggggaggaggagatgggCTTGGTTACGTCAGGAAGTGGCTGAGAAGGAATTAGGCAGGTTACAACTTGCCAGGTTAGACTTGGCCATCCTCTCCTTCCCGAGCAGCACAGGGCTTAGTTCATATTTCTCCGGGCTCACTGGAGTTATTAAGCGCTGTGGTTCCGGGACAGCTGAAAGGTCTCTCTCGGAGCAGTGAGCACTCTCTAGCATCTCAGCACCTTGCGAGATCAAGCTGGAGGCTGATTTTTGGGCTATCAGCACGTCTTTAAACTATTCAAATAATGTTGCTGGTTTCAGTCTGTCTCCAAGTGAGGAGCTCAGTGCTCCAGTTCCCACCAACCCAGCTGGGAGCTGGCTTTGTGCCAAAAGCCATGGGTCTCTGCACTGCAATTAAATACATACCTTTGTAATTCATGGGAATGCGGCCCTTGCCATCTCTTTGGctctgcaaaaccaaaaattaagCCAGGCTTGCTCTCTTAATCCTGCTTTGGGTGTGCAAAGTGTCCTTGTATCCATAGGAAGGAGAGTCCATCAGAGCCATGAATAGGGTCTTACAAAAGACTGCACtcatcaggggaaaaaagaggccAGATAAAGGGGCAATTAACAGTTTTCTGTGTTCAGTGGAAACTGGTGCATATAATAGCAACTTTTGAGATGCATAAAGCTCTGTTTCCCCTTCACCCTGGttcctttctttccttgagAATTGTTCTTATGAATCGGAAAGGCCATGATATttgtgagaagctgaaaagagaaaaggaaaaagtccTCTGCTTGGGGCAGATCACGGCACAAAAGGCTGCGGGAGTGCCAGGGCTGCgctggagcagcagcccagcgtctgctgctctgccttctCTTCAGCTGACACGCGGAAATGATCTGACCcgttttcttcttcctaaatTGTTTTGCAGTTGCTTTCCTGTCAAAGCCTCAAGGCTTGGTTACTCCCAAGAAGAAAGGGAACgggaataaaagaagaaaaggcaaaggcctggggaagaagagagaCCCGTGCCTGCGGAAGTACAAGGATTTCTGTATTCACGGCGAATGCAAATACATCCGAGAGCTGGGAGCTCCCTCCTGCATGTGAGTTGCTGGCGTGTGCCTGTGCCGGGGGAGCCTTAGTCATGGTTCCTTCAATTCTCCGTGCTGTGCAGAGGAAGAGCAGAGGAGATATTTTTAGTGCATGTCCCCATCCGTGCTGGGATGGCTCTGACTTGGCCTCTTCCCTGTGCTTCTTGAGCAATGTCCAACCCCCACCAAAGATTGTCATGGACTTAGACCCAGCATTCCCTGCCGGTGCAGTGCGCTCTGGCTGAGCTGATGCCTGAAGAGTCCTGGCGGTGGTGGGGTTAGGAGGGTGgtgagcaggggctggggtCTCGCAGCCAAGGTCTTTTGCGGGTCTGGTTGGCGAGACCCGTCCTGGCTCTGTAGCACTGTGTCcccctggctgctgccagccTTGGCTGAGAGCTTGGGGCTCCCGCAGCTGTGGGGATGtactgctgcaggcaggaggaacATCTCTGCCGCGGCACCGGCAGGGAGGACTGGCCTTTGGGGACAGTCTGCCAAAGCCATGTCCATGCCATCCCTCGGCCCTAATGAAATACAGGGCAGTGCATATCCCGCTCTGCCACCCGCCAGGGTGCAGTTACAGACCAGAGGCGAGGCAAGCAAAGGAGAAAGGGTTTGCCTGCTGCTGGGGCACCTGGATCCAGCACTGCTACCACAGGAAATACCCAGTGGTGCACATTTGATCCCTGCTGACGTGGGCAGGGGTTGAGCTGGCAGATATATAAGAGGCTTTGTTCTTTGCTATCAATCCTCTGAGCCACCCAGCCCCGTGCCTGAAGCCTGGGGAAGATAATAGCTCCCTGGCTTATAGTGCCCACAAGATCTCATGCCCTGCAATCCGCAGGGATCAGGCTCCGCATAGCTCCTTGAACCGCTTAGTTTCTCTCTGCCTGGAAGCTGTCTCGAAGTTGGGCCCTTGCGCAGGGGGCTCGGGACTGCCAGCAGGAGGAGATCTCTGTTGGTGGAGCTGGTGGCCCAGTGCGATGTGGGgtgcagcagccctgcctgggaCTGGGacagccccgtgtcccctgcCCAGCCTCCTGTCCTCCCCAAATCCCTGGGGCTGGGTGAGGACCGGGGACACAGGCAAGCACCTCTCCATCCAGGTGGCCTATCCCTGGGTGACATCTGCCCAGAGCCATCATGGTTT from Columba livia isolate bColLiv1 breed racing homer chromosome 14, bColLiv1.pat.W.v2, whole genome shotgun sequence includes the following:
- the HBEGF gene encoding proheparin-binding EGF-like growth factor, with amino-acid sequence MDGRAVLIHALLAAVCAAAAGGLDRDELHNEVLHKGGGGAPVPATAPLLGGSQEKESGGAASGDDLSELPRVAFLSKPQGLVTPKKKGNGNKRRKGKGLGKKRDPCLRKYKDFCIHGECKYIRELGAPSCICQPGYHGERCHGLSLPVEHPPSAYDHTTALAVVAVILSSLCLIIIAALLMLRCHKRGVYDVENEEKIKLGITVNH